The following are encoded in a window of Thunnus albacares chromosome 17, fThuAlb1.1, whole genome shotgun sequence genomic DNA:
- the LOC122967626 gene encoding uncharacterized protein LOC122967626 isoform X4, whose product MAITWYFLVLVVAIFISLIVLVIVCLDCRNQGPLVSIRQASASEIYMPSNEFRVIHPAQPTTDLSSMRSPPILLSPFPHSSDPGTRRYPSITPTETESNPSYENSPDGPDYVNPESYTDTDYIIVLPDGEAPLTNQSRASTPSSDTQHDYENINKEEDRDYLNVEPLHKESAQSDSDDDDDDGNYVNQPPMIHSQPTD is encoded by the exons ATGGCCATAACCTGGTACTTCCTGGTCCTGGTGGTTGCTATCTTCATTTCCCTCATCGTCCTAGTCATCGTCTGTCTCGACTGCAGGAACCAAGGCCCGTTGG TCTCCATCAGGCAAGCCAGCGCTTCAGAGATTTACATGCC cTCCAATGAATTCAGAGTTATCCATCCAG CTCAGCCGACCACCGATCTGAGCTCCATGCGTTCTCCCCCCATCCTGTTGTCACCTTT CCCACATTCATCTGATCCTGGAACTCGGAGGTACCCATCCATCACCCCGACAGAAACTG AAAGTAATCCGAGTTACGAGAATTCACCGGATG GACCTGATTATGTAAACCCCGAGAgctacacagacacagactaCAT AATCGTGTTGCCCGATGGTGAAGCTcctctgaccaatcagagccgAGCTTCAACGCCCAGTTCAG ATACTCAACATGATTACGAGAATATCAACAAAG aggaggacagagactATCTGAATGTGGAACCGCTGCACA AAGAATCGGCTCAAAGTGACAGCgatgacgacgatgatgatgggAACTACGTCAATCAGCCACCA atgATCCACAGCCAGCCCACAGACTGA
- the LOC122967626 gene encoding uncharacterized protein LOC122967626 isoform X1, which yields MAITWYFLVLVVAIFISLIVLVIVCLDCRNQGPLVSIRQASASEIYMPSNEFRVIHPAQPTTDLSSMRSPPILLSPFPHSSDPGTRRYPSITPTETESNPSYENSPDGPDYVNPESYTDTDYIIVLPDGEAPLTNQSRASTPSSDTQHDYENINKEEDRDYLNVEPLHNLVVRHASNESKRTSMSIAEYAEESAQSDSDDDDDDGNYVNQPPMIHSQPTD from the exons ATGGCCATAACCTGGTACTTCCTGGTCCTGGTGGTTGCTATCTTCATTTCCCTCATCGTCCTAGTCATCGTCTGTCTCGACTGCAGGAACCAAGGCCCGTTGG TCTCCATCAGGCAAGCCAGCGCTTCAGAGATTTACATGCC cTCCAATGAATTCAGAGTTATCCATCCAG CTCAGCCGACCACCGATCTGAGCTCCATGCGTTCTCCCCCCATCCTGTTGTCACCTTT CCCACATTCATCTGATCCTGGAACTCGGAGGTACCCATCCATCACCCCGACAGAAACTG AAAGTAATCCGAGTTACGAGAATTCACCGGATG GACCTGATTATGTAAACCCCGAGAgctacacagacacagactaCAT AATCGTGTTGCCCGATGGTGAAGCTcctctgaccaatcagagccgAGCTTCAACGCCCAGTTCAG ATACTCAACATGATTACGAGAATATCAACAAAG aggaggacagagactATCTGAATGTGGAACCGCTGCACA ATCTGGTAGTGCGACATGCTTCGAATGAGAGCAAGAGGACGTCCATGTCCATAGCTGAATATG CAGAAGAATCGGCTCAAAGTGACAGCgatgacgacgatgatgatgggAACTACGTCAATCAGCCACCA atgATCCACAGCCAGCCCACAGACTGA
- the LOC122967626 gene encoding uncharacterized protein LOC122967626 isoform X3 — protein MAITWYFLVLVVAIFISLIVLVIVCLDCRNQGPLVSIRQASASEIYMPSNEFRVIHPAQPTTDLSSMRSPPILLSPFPHSSDPGTRRYPSITPTETESNPSYENSPDGPDYVNPESYTDTDYIIVLPDGEAPLTNQSRASTPSSDTQHDYENINKEEDRDYLNVEPLHTEESAQSDSDDDDDDGNYVNQPPMIHSQPTD, from the exons ATGGCCATAACCTGGTACTTCCTGGTCCTGGTGGTTGCTATCTTCATTTCCCTCATCGTCCTAGTCATCGTCTGTCTCGACTGCAGGAACCAAGGCCCGTTGG TCTCCATCAGGCAAGCCAGCGCTTCAGAGATTTACATGCC cTCCAATGAATTCAGAGTTATCCATCCAG CTCAGCCGACCACCGATCTGAGCTCCATGCGTTCTCCCCCCATCCTGTTGTCACCTTT CCCACATTCATCTGATCCTGGAACTCGGAGGTACCCATCCATCACCCCGACAGAAACTG AAAGTAATCCGAGTTACGAGAATTCACCGGATG GACCTGATTATGTAAACCCCGAGAgctacacagacacagactaCAT AATCGTGTTGCCCGATGGTGAAGCTcctctgaccaatcagagccgAGCTTCAACGCCCAGTTCAG ATACTCAACATGATTACGAGAATATCAACAAAG aggaggacagagactATCTGAATGTGGAACCGCTGCACA CAGAAGAATCGGCTCAAAGTGACAGCgatgacgacgatgatgatgggAACTACGTCAATCAGCCACCA atgATCCACAGCCAGCCCACAGACTGA
- the LOC122967626 gene encoding uncharacterized protein LOC122967626 isoform X2 — MAITWYFLVLVVAIFISLIVLVIVCLDCRNQGPLVSIRQASASEIYMPSNEFRVIHPAQPTTDLSSMRSPPILLSPFPHSSDPGTRRYPSITPTETESNPSYENSPDGPDYVNPESYTDTDYIIVLPDGEAPLTNQSRASTPSSDTQHDYENINKEEDRDYLNVEPLHNLVVRHASNESKRTSMSIAEYEESAQSDSDDDDDDGNYVNQPPMIHSQPTD; from the exons ATGGCCATAACCTGGTACTTCCTGGTCCTGGTGGTTGCTATCTTCATTTCCCTCATCGTCCTAGTCATCGTCTGTCTCGACTGCAGGAACCAAGGCCCGTTGG TCTCCATCAGGCAAGCCAGCGCTTCAGAGATTTACATGCC cTCCAATGAATTCAGAGTTATCCATCCAG CTCAGCCGACCACCGATCTGAGCTCCATGCGTTCTCCCCCCATCCTGTTGTCACCTTT CCCACATTCATCTGATCCTGGAACTCGGAGGTACCCATCCATCACCCCGACAGAAACTG AAAGTAATCCGAGTTACGAGAATTCACCGGATG GACCTGATTATGTAAACCCCGAGAgctacacagacacagactaCAT AATCGTGTTGCCCGATGGTGAAGCTcctctgaccaatcagagccgAGCTTCAACGCCCAGTTCAG ATACTCAACATGATTACGAGAATATCAACAAAG aggaggacagagactATCTGAATGTGGAACCGCTGCACA ATCTGGTAGTGCGACATGCTTCGAATGAGAGCAAGAGGACGTCCATGTCCATAGCTGAATATG AAGAATCGGCTCAAAGTGACAGCgatgacgacgatgatgatgggAACTACGTCAATCAGCCACCA atgATCCACAGCCAGCCCACAGACTGA